In Prunus dulcis chromosome 1, ALMONDv2, whole genome shotgun sequence, the following are encoded in one genomic region:
- the LOC117615331 gene encoding tRNA (carboxymethyluridine(34)-5-O)-methyltransferase isoform X1: protein MFCNVLRASRSFYLSSKAFHLPTVIIGSVSYSGIFSTMREVKVKGVSSSCTLDSNGESHILQSELASDSQRNSSLNVQFTPEIEKKYVHHVYDAIAPHFSSTRFAKWPKVANFLSSLPSGSLVLDAGCGNGKYLGFNPDCFFIGCDISAPLIKICADRGHEVLVADAVDLPYRTGFGDAAISIAVLHHLSTEGRRKKAIEELIRVVKKGGLVLITVWAVEQEDKSLLAKWTPLTQKYGEEWIGPGSPRVRSPSSCTLESIPETEENGFGERKQDSGQSSMQSLQEITSQTESYSGASTDVKNANNQQEYFVPWHLPYHRAEVSGASACALANGLAKKDDKKGAVVYNRYYHVFSEGELERLVAGIDNAVIVDRFFDKSNWCVVLEKKL, encoded by the exons ATGTTTTGTAATGTTCTAAGAGCAAGTAGAAGCTTTTATCTGTCTAGTAAGGCCTTCCATCTTCCCACTGTAATAATTGGTAGTGTTTCTTATTCAGGAATCTTCAGTACTATGAGAGAAGTGAAGGTAAAAGGTGTGTCTAGTTCGTGTACGCTTGATTCCAATGGAGAATCTCACATCCTACAATCTGAATTAGCTAGTGACAGCCAGAGAAATTCATCCTTGAACGTGCAATTCACTcctgaaattgaaaagaagTATGTTCATCATGTTTATGATGCTATCGCTCCCCATTTCAGTTCTACCCGGTTTGCTAAGTGGCCAAAAGTAGCCAATTTTTTATCTTCCTTACCTTCAGGATCTCTTGTCCTGGATGCAGGATGTGGGAATGGGAAGTACTTGGGATTTAATCCTGATTGTTTTTTCATCGGATGTGATATAAGTGCCCCTCTTATCAAAATTTGTGCAGATAGAGGGCATGAAGTGTTGGTTGCAGACGCTGTAGATCTGCCATATAGAACGGGTTTTGGTGATGCGGCTATCTCTATAGCTGTATTACATCATCTAAGTACAGAGGGTAGGAGGAAAAAGGCAATAGAAGAGTTGATCCGAGTTGTGAAAAAGGGTGGCCTAGTTCTAATAACAGTTTGGGCTGTAGAACAAGAAGATAAATCACTACTTGCCAAATGGACTCCACTTACCCAAAAGTATGGGGAAGAGTGGATAGGACCTGGTAGTCCACGTGTTCGAAGCCCTTCATCCTGCACATTGGAAAGCATTCCAGAAACAGAGGAGAATGGTTTTGGAGAGCGTAAGCAAGATTCCGGCCAGAGTTCTATGCAGAGTTTGCAGGAAATAACCTCTCAAACTGAAAGTTATTCAGGGGCTTCTACTGATGTAAAAAATgcaaataatcaacaagaataTTTCGTCCCCTGGCACTTACCATATCATCGTGCTGAAGTAAGTGGTGCTTCTGCTTGTGCTCTTGCAAATGGCCttgcaaagaaagatgataAAAAGGGTGCCGTAGTGTATAACAGATACTACCATGTTTTCAGTGAAGGCGAGCTTGAAAG GTTGGTAGCTGGTATTGATAATGCTGTAATTGTTGACAGATTTTTTGACAAATCCAACTGGTGCGTTGTCCTGGAGAAAAAACTATGA
- the LOC117615331 gene encoding tRNA (carboxymethyluridine(34)-5-O)-methyltransferase isoform X3: MREVKVKGVSSSCTLDSNGESHILQSELASDSQRNSSLNVQFTPEIEKKYVHHVYDAIAPHFSSTRFAKWPKVANFLSSLPSGSLVLDAGCGNGKYLGFNPDCFFIGCDISAPLIKICADRGHEVLVADAVDLPYRTGFGDAAISIAVLHHLSTEGRRKKAIEELIRVVKKGGLVLITVWAVEQEDKSLLAKWTPLTQKYGEEWIGPGSPRVRSPSSCTLESIPETEENGFGERKQDSGQSSMQSLQEITSQTESYSGASTDVKNANNQQEYFVPWHLPYHRAEVSGASACALANGLAKKDDKKGAVVYNRYYHVFSEGELERLVAGIDNAVIVDRFFDKSNWCVVLEKKL, translated from the exons ATGAGAGAAGTGAAGGTAAAAGGTGTGTCTAGTTCGTGTACGCTTGATTCCAATGGAGAATCTCACATCCTACAATCTGAATTAGCTAGTGACAGCCAGAGAAATTCATCCTTGAACGTGCAATTCACTcctgaaattgaaaagaagTATGTTCATCATGTTTATGATGCTATCGCTCCCCATTTCAGTTCTACCCGGTTTGCTAAGTGGCCAAAAGTAGCCAATTTTTTATCTTCCTTACCTTCAGGATCTCTTGTCCTGGATGCAGGATGTGGGAATGGGAAGTACTTGGGATTTAATCCTGATTGTTTTTTCATCGGATGTGATATAAGTGCCCCTCTTATCAAAATTTGTGCAGATAGAGGGCATGAAGTGTTGGTTGCAGACGCTGTAGATCTGCCATATAGAACGGGTTTTGGTGATGCGGCTATCTCTATAGCTGTATTACATCATCTAAGTACAGAGGGTAGGAGGAAAAAGGCAATAGAAGAGTTGATCCGAGTTGTGAAAAAGGGTGGCCTAGTTCTAATAACAGTTTGGGCTGTAGAACAAGAAGATAAATCACTACTTGCCAAATGGACTCCACTTACCCAAAAGTATGGGGAAGAGTGGATAGGACCTGGTAGTCCACGTGTTCGAAGCCCTTCATCCTGCACATTGGAAAGCATTCCAGAAACAGAGGAGAATGGTTTTGGAGAGCGTAAGCAAGATTCCGGCCAGAGTTCTATGCAGAGTTTGCAGGAAATAACCTCTCAAACTGAAAGTTATTCAGGGGCTTCTACTGATGTAAAAAATgcaaataatcaacaagaataTTTCGTCCCCTGGCACTTACCATATCATCGTGCTGAAGTAAGTGGTGCTTCTGCTTGTGCTCTTGCAAATGGCCttgcaaagaaagatgataAAAAGGGTGCCGTAGTGTATAACAGATACTACCATGTTTTCAGTGAAGGCGAGCTTGAAAG GTTGGTAGCTGGTATTGATAATGCTGTAATTGTTGACAGATTTTTTGACAAATCCAACTGGTGCGTTGTCCTGGAGAAAAAACTATGA
- the LOC117615331 gene encoding tRNA (carboxymethyluridine(34)-5-O)-methyltransferase isoform X2, translating to MFCNVLRASRSFYLSSKAFHLPTVIIGSVSYSGIFSTMREVKVKGVSSSCTLDSNGESHILQSELASDSQRNSSLNVQFTPEIEKKYVHHVYDAIAPHFSSTRFAKWPKVANFLSSLPSGSLVLDAGCGNGKYLGFNPDCFFIGCDISAPLIKICADRGHEVLVADAVDLPYRTGFGDAAISIAVLHHLSTEGRRKKAIEELIRVVKKGGLVLITVWAVEQEDKSLLAKWTPLTQKYGEEWIGPGSPRVRSPSSCTLESIPETEENGFGERKQDSGQSSMQSLQEITSQTESYSGASTDVKNANNQQEYFVPWHLPYHRAEVSGASACALANGLAKKDDKKGAVVYNRYYHVFSEGELERFFDKSNWCVVLEKKL from the exons ATGTTTTGTAATGTTCTAAGAGCAAGTAGAAGCTTTTATCTGTCTAGTAAGGCCTTCCATCTTCCCACTGTAATAATTGGTAGTGTTTCTTATTCAGGAATCTTCAGTACTATGAGAGAAGTGAAGGTAAAAGGTGTGTCTAGTTCGTGTACGCTTGATTCCAATGGAGAATCTCACATCCTACAATCTGAATTAGCTAGTGACAGCCAGAGAAATTCATCCTTGAACGTGCAATTCACTcctgaaattgaaaagaagTATGTTCATCATGTTTATGATGCTATCGCTCCCCATTTCAGTTCTACCCGGTTTGCTAAGTGGCCAAAAGTAGCCAATTTTTTATCTTCCTTACCTTCAGGATCTCTTGTCCTGGATGCAGGATGTGGGAATGGGAAGTACTTGGGATTTAATCCTGATTGTTTTTTCATCGGATGTGATATAAGTGCCCCTCTTATCAAAATTTGTGCAGATAGAGGGCATGAAGTGTTGGTTGCAGACGCTGTAGATCTGCCATATAGAACGGGTTTTGGTGATGCGGCTATCTCTATAGCTGTATTACATCATCTAAGTACAGAGGGTAGGAGGAAAAAGGCAATAGAAGAGTTGATCCGAGTTGTGAAAAAGGGTGGCCTAGTTCTAATAACAGTTTGGGCTGTAGAACAAGAAGATAAATCACTACTTGCCAAATGGACTCCACTTACCCAAAAGTATGGGGAAGAGTGGATAGGACCTGGTAGTCCACGTGTTCGAAGCCCTTCATCCTGCACATTGGAAAGCATTCCAGAAACAGAGGAGAATGGTTTTGGAGAGCGTAAGCAAGATTCCGGCCAGAGTTCTATGCAGAGTTTGCAGGAAATAACCTCTCAAACTGAAAGTTATTCAGGGGCTTCTACTGATGTAAAAAATgcaaataatcaacaagaataTTTCGTCCCCTGGCACTTACCATATCATCGTGCTGAAGTAAGTGGTGCTTCTGCTTGTGCTCTTGCAAATGGCCttgcaaagaaagatgataAAAAGGGTGCCGTAGTGTATAACAGATACTACCATGTTTTCAGTGAAGGCGAGCTTGAAAG ATTTTTTGACAAATCCAACTGGTGCGTTGTCCTGGAGAAAAAACTATGA
- the LOC117616641 gene encoding probable glycerol-3-phosphate acyltransferase 3, with the protein MSGNLCSLEALSSSFQVHSKPRETSPLEYKATKPHANHLEFQKFNSLAQSARELSNKAIFFHFEKTLLKSPSLFPYFMLVAFEAGGLLRALILFLLSPFICLVGGELGLNIMVFLCFFGIRKEKMRVGTSVLPKFFLEDVGCEGFDVVMRCGKKVGFSDLPRVMVEGFLKDYVRVDVVVARELKVVGGYFVGLMEAKNTNSLDSNLILGEKKSDYQAIGIIGCHNENMHEQLFSHCKEVYLVTEAEKQSWKSLPREKYPEPLIFHDGRLAFKPTQLATLAMFMYMPLGICLCILRFLSGIFLPHSICTPILAFTGTITTISKPKSSISSTNGEGEKQRGRLYVCNHRTLLDPLYVQLATNKSLTAVTFSLSTVNEKIAPMKTVRLTRDRERDGEKMEKLLSQGDLVVCPEGTTCREPYLLRFSPLFAELTDDIVPVAIDVKVNMFYGTSASGFKCLDPVFHFMNPNPVYSLRFLENLPGSNTCKLGGKSSFEVANYVQNEIGRALDFRCTRLTRKDKYMALAGNDGSLKGSRKVTHA; encoded by the exons ATGTCTGGAAACCTATGCTCACTAGAAGCTCTTTCCTCTTCCTTCCAAGTCCATAGCAAGCCAAGGGAAACATCCCCTCTAGAATACAAGGCCACCAAGCCCCATGCAAACCACTTAGAATTTCAGAAATTCAATTCCCTTGCTCAATCAGCAAGGGAGCTTTCAAACAAAGCAATTTTTTTCCACTTTGAGAAGACACTTTTGAAGTCACCTTCCCTGTTTCCTTACTTCATGCTTGTGGCCTTTGAAGCTGGTGGGCTTTTGAGGGCtctaattttgtttcttttaagcccttttatttgtttggttgGTGGAGAGCTGGGGCTCAACATCATGGtttttttgtgcttttttgGAATTAGGAAGGAAAAAATGAGAGTTGGGACATCTGTGCTGCCCAAATTCTTTTTGGAGGATGTTGGGTGTGAAGGGTTTGATGTGGTGATGAGATGTGGGAAAAAAGTTGGATTTAGTGACTTGCCTAGAGTCATGGTTGAAGGATTTTTGAAAGATTATGTTAGGGTTGATGTTGTTGTTGCAAGAGAACTAAAAGTGGTTGGTGGATACTTTGTGGGTTTGATGGAggcaaaaaatacaaacagtTTGGATTCAAATCTGATTCTTGGAGAGAAAAAGTCAGATTATCAAGCAATTGGTATAATTGGTTGCCACAATGAAAACATGCATGAGCAACTCTTTTCTCATTGCAAG gAGGTTTACTTGGTGACCGAAGCTGAGAAGCAAAGCTGGAAAAGCCTTCCAAGAGAGAAATACCCAGAACCATTGATTTTCCATGATGGAAGATTGGCCTTCAAACCAACCCAACTTGCCACCTTGGCCATGTTCATGTACATGCCACTAGGAATTTGCCTATGCATCCTAAGATTCCTTTCTGGCATATTTCTACCTCACAGCATTTGCACTCCAATCTTAGCCTTCACAGGAACAATCACCACAATTTCAAAACCCAAGTCCTCTATTTCCTCAACAAATGGTGAaggagaaaaacaaagaggCAGACTCTATGTTTGCAACCACAGAACCTTGCTTGATCCTCTCTATGTTCAATTAGCCACCAACAAATCTCTCACTGCTGTCACTTTCAGCTTAAGCACAGTGAATGAGAAAATTGCTCCCATGAAGACTGTCAGATTAacaagagacagagagagagatggggaaaaaatggagaagctgTTGAGCCAAGGTGACCTAGTGGTTTGCCCAGAAGGAACCACATGCAGAGAGCCTTATCTGTTAAGGTTCAGTCCATTGTTTGCTGAGCTCACAGATGACATTGTTCCTGTGGCCATAGATGTGAAAGTGAACATGTTTTATGGCACAAGTGCTAGTGGGTTCAAATGTTTGGATccagtttttcattttatgaacCCAAATCCTGTTTATAGCCTCAGGTTCCTTGAGAATCTGCCAGGATCAAACACATGCAAGCTTGGTGGAAAATCAAGTTTTGAAGTTGCCAATTATGTACAAAATGAGATTGGCAGGGCCTTAGATTTTAGGTGCACCAGACTCACAAGGAAAGACAAGTATATGGCATTGGCAGGCAATGATGGGAGCTTGAAGGGCTCAAGGAAGGTGACTCATGCGTGA